In Pollutimonas sp. M17, a single genomic region encodes these proteins:
- a CDS encoding DUF4390 domain-containing protein encodes MLRVLLSLFLCFSLAAHAQIAAVEGERIVKVEPLVREGKLYIDADVELAVTGDLRNAAQKGVPLYFTADLEIVSKRWWWFDKVVVNEQQTWRIVYNALTRQWRVGTGELSLPESSLDDALSLVRNIRGWAVADVRDLEHDELYQGRIRVRLDTSLLARPFQVDAFNSSAWSLATPWKNFTFSISVDEPRP; translated from the coding sequence ATGCTTCGAGTCCTGCTGTCCCTGTTCTTGTGTTTCTCCCTGGCCGCGCACGCCCAGATCGCCGCGGTCGAGGGCGAGCGCATCGTCAAGGTGGAACCGCTGGTGCGCGAGGGAAAGCTGTACATCGATGCCGACGTCGAACTTGCCGTCACGGGCGACCTGCGCAATGCGGCCCAGAAGGGGGTCCCCCTTTATTTCACCGCCGATCTGGAGATCGTCTCCAAGCGATGGTGGTGGTTCGACAAGGTGGTCGTGAACGAGCAGCAGACCTGGCGCATCGTCTATAACGCGCTGACGCGGCAATGGCGGGTCGGCACGGGTGAGCTCTCTTTGCCCGAATCTTCGCTGGACGATGCTTTGTCGCTGGTCCGGAACATACGCGGCTGGGCGGTTGCCGATGTCCGCGATCTTGAGCACGATGAACTGTACCAGGGCCGCATTCGCGTGCGGCTGGATACCTCTCTCCTGGCCCGGCCTTTCCAGGTCGACGCTTTCAACAGCAGTGCCTGGTCCCTGGCTACCCCATGGAAAAATTTCACTTTCTCGATCTCCGTCGACGAGCCCCGGCCTTAG
- a CDS encoding sensor histidine kinase: MEKFHFLDLRRRAPALVRWGLRAALVVAAGSALALLALLVWSTGNASRYAQQYDTLLILNGILAVALISWVVVLAARLMRQIRRRQFGARLTARFALYFALIGVLPGALIYVLSVQFMSRSIESWFNVRVDSALEAGLNLGRAALDSQLGDLNARAKEMAGKLANATDADMALIITRLRETSGVTEAMVFTGNARLVAFSSSAYGKLLPDMPPVSVINQLRVSRGYSAAEADEAQRDRDADAAAGTGLHLRVVVPINTLDRLSSALGVSPDTRWLQVIEPVPEQIARNANQVQQGFRDYQELALSRLGLRKLYGITLTLALILAVFAAVVVALAVSRRLVRPLLTLAAGTQAVGVGDYRPLPEPPERDEVGQLTRSFNAMTRQLDEARHMVENNRQQLERSNVYLESVLSNLSSGVLVFDEMFRVTMFNQGAQSILRVDLRSVKGRPLETADGAFPLSQLIRQAFAAHTAVGSERLYWQQQFELELEAASDNEKKKHVVTLLARGTHLSVDGRGNGYLVVFDDISEVISANRTVAWGEVARRLAHEIKNPLTPIQLSAERLAMKLADRLSEADAAMLLRSTNTIVNQVASLKKMVDDFREYARTPPAQMQHIDINALIADVLALYGWDPVGGAVRDDGRSLRIDVDFDPELPVIEGDPTQLRQVIHNLLANARDAATQDQPLAEARIYVQTKLTRSSIEDGQEHPAVRLSVSDNGPGFAPQVLNRVFEPYVTTKASGTGLGLAIVKKIIEEHGGRIDISNRREGGARISILLTRLAGKQSALDEARQGNDNAEKR; the protein is encoded by the coding sequence ATGGAAAAATTTCACTTTCTCGATCTCCGTCGACGAGCCCCGGCCTTAGTCCGCTGGGGTCTGCGGGCGGCGCTGGTTGTCGCCGCCGGCAGCGCCCTGGCGCTGCTCGCCCTGCTGGTGTGGTCGACGGGCAATGCGTCGCGCTATGCGCAGCAATACGATACGCTGCTGATCCTGAACGGCATTCTTGCCGTCGCCCTGATTTCATGGGTGGTCGTGCTGGCGGCACGCCTCATGCGCCAGATCCGCCGGCGGCAGTTCGGCGCGCGCCTGACGGCCCGCTTCGCCCTGTATTTCGCCCTTATCGGCGTCTTGCCCGGCGCCCTGATCTATGTGCTTTCCGTGCAATTCATGTCGCGGTCCATCGAATCCTGGTTCAACGTGCGGGTGGACAGCGCGCTGGAGGCGGGGCTGAACCTGGGGCGGGCCGCCCTGGATTCGCAACTGGGCGACCTGAATGCGCGCGCCAAGGAGATGGCGGGCAAGCTGGCCAACGCCACCGACGCGGACATGGCGCTGATCATCACCCGCTTGCGCGAAACCAGTGGAGTGACCGAGGCCATGGTTTTCACCGGCAACGCCAGGCTGGTGGCGTTCTCGTCGTCGGCCTACGGAAAATTGCTGCCCGACATGCCGCCCGTCAGTGTGATCAATCAGCTGCGGGTATCGCGCGGCTATTCCGCCGCCGAAGCCGACGAAGCCCAACGCGACCGCGATGCGGACGCGGCGGCCGGCACCGGCTTGCACTTGCGTGTGGTGGTGCCCATCAATACGCTGGACCGTCTTTCATCGGCGCTGGGCGTGTCGCCCGATACGCGCTGGCTGCAAGTGATCGAACCGGTGCCGGAGCAGATCGCGCGCAATGCCAATCAGGTGCAGCAGGGCTTTCGCGACTACCAGGAACTGGCCCTTTCCCGGCTGGGCCTGCGCAAGCTCTACGGCATTACCTTGACGCTGGCGCTGATCCTGGCGGTGTTCGCGGCGGTGGTGGTGGCCCTGGCGGTGTCGCGGCGCCTGGTCCGGCCGCTGCTGACGCTGGCCGCGGGCACGCAGGCGGTGGGCGTGGGCGATTACCGGCCTTTGCCCGAGCCGCCCGAGCGCGACGAGGTCGGCCAGTTGACCCGATCCTTCAACGCGATGACCCGCCAGCTGGACGAGGCCAGGCACATGGTCGAGAACAACCGGCAGCAGCTCGAGCGCTCCAACGTCTATCTGGAATCGGTCCTTAGCAACCTGTCGTCCGGGGTGCTGGTCTTCGACGAGATGTTCCGCGTCACCATGTTCAACCAGGGGGCGCAAAGCATCTTGCGCGTCGACCTGCGCTCGGTCAAGGGCCGTCCGCTGGAAACCGCCGACGGCGCTTTTCCGCTGTCGCAACTGATACGCCAGGCCTTCGCGGCGCATACGGCCGTGGGCTCCGAGCGCCTGTACTGGCAGCAGCAGTTCGAGCTGGAGCTAGAGGCGGCCAGCGACAACGAAAAGAAGAAACACGTCGTAACGCTGCTGGCGCGCGGCACTCATCTCAGCGTCGACGGGCGGGGCAATGGCTACCTGGTCGTGTTCGACGATATCAGCGAAGTCATTTCCGCCAACCGCACCGTGGCCTGGGGCGAGGTGGCGCGCCGGCTGGCGCACGAGATCAAGAATCCGCTGACGCCCATACAGCTTTCGGCCGAGCGCCTGGCCATGAAGCTGGCCGACCGCCTGAGCGAGGCCGATGCCGCCATGCTGCTGCGGTCCACCAACACCATCGTCAATCAGGTTGCTTCGCTGAAGAAGATGGTCGACGATTTTCGGGAGTATGCCCGCACGCCGCCGGCCCAGATGCAGCACATCGACATCAATGCCCTGATCGCCGACGTGCTGGCCCTGTACGGCTGGGACCCCGTCGGCGGCGCGGTGCGCGACGACGGCCGCAGCCTGCGGATCGATGTCGACTTCGATCCGGAACTGCCCGTCATCGAAGGCGATCCGACACAACTCAGGCAAGTCATACACAATCTGCTGGCCAATGCGCGGGACGCCGCCACGCAGGATCAGCCGCTGGCCGAGGCCCGCATTTATGTGCAGACCAAGCTGACCCGTTCGAGCATCGAAGACGGCCAGGAGCATCCGGCCGTCAGGCTGTCCGTGTCCGATAATGGTCCCGGCTTCGCTCCGCAGGTGCTGAACCGCGTGTTCGAGCCCTACGTGACGACCAAGGCAAGCGGAACGGGCCTGGGTCTTGCTATAGTTAAAAAAATCATCGAAGAACATGGCGGCCGGATTGATATTTCAAACCGTCGCGAGGGCGGGGCTCGCATTTCCATCCTCTTGACGCGCCTTGCAGGAAAGCAGTCCGCGCTGGACGAAGCAAGGCAAGGGAACGATAATGCGGAAAAAAGGTAG
- the rsmB gene encoding 16S rRNA (cytosine(967)-C(5))-methyltransferase RsmB, with the protein MIKSGSKRTHAGFAFVPDISIKQAPLSDTILASARNVRAVLAGRSLSDSLAETPAALRASAQAVSFHAMRKLGLARGIKRILVQRTPPNPLFDAVLLVSLALLDTALEHAGDAPADSTALRHLPVYAAHTVVDQAVTAVDGQKKMRAYKALLNGSLRRFIRERGAILAQARENNEAVFNHPDWWVAQLRRAYPDQWQALLQAADLPGPMVLRVNTRRVSVDAVQGALDAAGIPAVRAGGAALVLAAARPVQTVPGFDEGWWSVQDLAAQQAGALLPLQDGMRVLDACAAPGGKTAHILERARVDLLALDSDPSRLARIGQNLERLRLAGPHVSLRCADAADPASWWDGRPFDAVLADVPCTASGVVRRHPDIRWLRRETDVGKTAALQRKIVDALWQTVRPGGHLLYATCSIFPQEGERQAAQFPQRHKDAVRLAAPGQLLPMADDPLLSHDGFFYALFAKTA; encoded by the coding sequence ATGATAAAGTCCGGATCAAAGCGAACTCACGCAGGTTTTGCATTCGTGCCCGATATTTCCATCAAGCAAGCCCCTTTGTCCGATACCATTTTGGCCAGTGCACGGAATGTGCGGGCGGTGCTGGCTGGGCGCTCGCTTTCGGACAGCCTGGCCGAAACACCGGCCGCGCTCAGGGCTTCGGCCCAGGCCGTATCCTTTCATGCCATGCGCAAACTGGGATTGGCGCGCGGCATAAAGCGGATACTGGTGCAGCGCACCCCGCCCAATCCCTTGTTCGATGCGGTGCTGCTGGTGTCGCTGGCCCTGCTGGATACGGCCCTGGAACATGCCGGCGATGCGCCGGCCGATTCCACCGCCTTGCGCCACTTGCCTGTGTATGCCGCGCATACGGTGGTGGACCAAGCCGTGACCGCTGTGGATGGCCAGAAAAAAATGCGGGCTTACAAAGCCTTGCTGAACGGCAGCCTGCGCCGCTTCATACGTGAAAGAGGCGCTATTTTAGCGCAGGCGCGGGAAAACAACGAAGCCGTGTTCAACCACCCCGACTGGTGGGTGGCACAGTTGCGCCGGGCCTATCCGGATCAATGGCAGGCCCTGCTCCAGGCGGCCGACTTGCCCGGGCCCATGGTGTTGCGCGTCAACACCCGCCGCGTTTCCGTGGATGCGGTCCAGGGCGCGCTGGACGCGGCCGGCATACCCGCGGTCCGGGCCGGGGGGGCCGCCCTGGTTCTGGCCGCGGCCCGCCCCGTGCAGACCGTGCCGGGGTTCGACGAGGGCTGGTGGTCGGTGCAGGATCTGGCTGCGCAGCAGGCGGGCGCGCTGCTGCCTCTGCAGGACGGCATGCGCGTTCTGGATGCCTGCGCCGCGCCGGGCGGAAAGACGGCGCACATTCTTGAGCGGGCCCGGGTTGACCTGCTGGCGCTCGATTCCGATCCTTCGCGCCTCGCGCGCATCGGCCAGAATCTCGAAAGACTGCGGCTGGCAGGCCCCCACGTGTCCCTGCGCTGCGCCGATGCGGCCGATCCGGCGTCCTGGTGGGACGGCCGGCCGTTCGATGCCGTGCTGGCGGACGTGCCCTGCACGGCTTCGGGCGTGGTTCGCCGCCACCCCGACATTCGCTGGCTGCGCCGCGAGACCGACGTGGGCAAGACGGCGGCGCTGCAGCGGAAGATCGTCGATGCGCTGTGGCAGACGGTCAGGCCGGGAGGCCATTTGCTTTATGCTACCTGCTCGATCTTTCCACAGGAAGGAGAACGGCAGGCGGCGCAGTTTCCGCAGCGACACAAGGATGCGGTAAGGCTTGCGGCGCCAGGGCAATTGCTGCCGATGGCGGACGATCCCCTGTTGTCGCACGATGGGTTTTTCTACGCGCTGTTTGCCAAGACGGCCTGA
- the rimO gene encoding 30S ribosomal protein S12 methylthiotransferase RimO — protein sequence MSSPKVGFVSLGCPKALVDSERILTQLRTEGYAITPDYDNADVVVVNTCGFIDSAKAESLDAIGEAIAENGKVIVTGCMGVEESLIRDVHPAVLAVTGPQQYEQVVRAVHEAAPPNLKHDPYTDLVPPQGIKLTPRHYAYLKISEGCNHRCSFCIIPSMRGDLVSRPIGDVMGEAERLVKAGVKELLVISQDTSAYGVDVKFRSGFWNGRPIKTHMTQLSEALAGFGVWTRLHYVYPYPHVDEVIPLMAEGKILPYLDIPFQHASPRILKAMKRPAFEDRTLARIKRWREICPDLTLRSTFIVGFPGETEEDFQYLLDWMTEAQLDRVGCFQYSPVEGARANELADPVPDEIKQDRWDRFMAHQQAISSARLARKIGREIDVLIDEIDEDGAIGRSSADAPEIDGSVFVSSDKTLKPGDMVRVRVTDSDEYDLYADAL from the coding sequence ATGAGTTCCCCAAAAGTCGGCTTCGTCAGCCTTGGCTGTCCCAAAGCGCTGGTTGACTCCGAGCGCATACTGACCCAGCTGCGCACCGAAGGCTATGCCATTACGCCGGACTACGACAATGCCGACGTGGTGGTGGTCAACACCTGTGGCTTCATCGACAGCGCCAAGGCCGAATCGCTGGACGCCATCGGCGAGGCCATCGCTGAGAACGGCAAGGTCATCGTCACCGGTTGCATGGGTGTCGAGGAATCCCTGATCCGCGACGTTCATCCCGCCGTGCTGGCGGTGACCGGTCCGCAGCAATACGAACAGGTCGTCAGGGCGGTGCACGAGGCGGCCCCGCCCAATCTGAAGCACGATCCCTATACCGACCTGGTGCCCCCGCAAGGCATCAAGCTGACGCCCCGGCACTATGCCTATCTGAAAATATCCGAAGGCTGCAACCACCGTTGCAGCTTCTGTATCATCCCGTCCATGCGCGGCGACCTGGTCAGCCGGCCCATCGGCGACGTCATGGGCGAGGCCGAGCGCCTGGTCAAGGCGGGCGTCAAGGAATTGCTGGTGATCTCGCAGGACACCAGCGCCTATGGCGTCGACGTCAAGTTCCGCAGCGGGTTCTGGAACGGCCGCCCCATCAAGACGCACATGACGCAGCTCAGCGAGGCCCTGGCCGGCTTCGGCGTCTGGACGCGCCTGCATTACGTCTACCCTTATCCGCACGTGGATGAAGTGATACCGCTGATGGCCGAAGGCAAGATACTGCCTTATCTGGACATCCCCTTCCAGCACGCCAGCCCCAGGATCCTGAAGGCCATGAAGCGACCCGCCTTCGAAGACCGCACCCTGGCCCGCATCAAGCGCTGGCGCGAAATCTGTCCCGATCTGACCTTGCGTTCGACCTTCATCGTCGGCTTCCCCGGCGAAACCGAGGAAGACTTCCAATACCTGCTGGACTGGATGACCGAGGCACAACTGGACCGCGTCGGCTGCTTCCAGTATTCGCCGGTGGAAGGCGCCCGCGCCAACGAACTGGCCGACCCGGTTCCCGACGAGATCAAGCAGGACCGGTGGGATCGCTTCATGGCGCATCAACAGGCCATCTCCAGCGCCCGACTTGCCCGGAAGATAGGCCGCGAAATCGATGTGCTGATCGATGAGATCGACGAGGACGGAGCCATCGGGCGCTCCAGCGCCGACGCGCCCGAGATCGACGGCAGCGTGTTCGTCAGCAGCGACAAGACGCTCAAGCCGGGCGACATGGTGCGCGTGCGCGTCACGGACTCGGACGAGTATGACTTGTATGCGGATGCGCTGTAA
- a CDS encoding phosphotransferase family protein has translation MSTATKPQPDLRLPEFLHTHGLASQDAEMQWAPLTGGVSSDIWRVDVDGRTLCVKCALPKLKVARDWHAPTSRNAYEWAWINFAFEHAPKAVPQPLAHDAELGAFAMEFLDGDTHPVWKSQLLAGVADAGTARRVAELLGLLHAASTRSPSLPQRFRTDDIFYSIRLEPYLVATAEAHPDLSSELRRLAESTLRTHKALVHGDVSPKNILVGPASPVFLDAECAWFGDPAFDVAFCLNHFLLKCLPQRAHAAGFLRCFDAFVDAYFAHVSWEEPRELERRAAQLLPALFLARIDGKSPVEYVTREEDKELVRKTARPLIARQASRLSEIAGAWGAILAQAPGPRT, from the coding sequence ATGAGCACCGCAACGAAGCCGCAGCCAGACCTCCGCCTGCCAGAGTTCCTGCATACGCACGGACTCGCTTCGCAAGACGCCGAAATGCAATGGGCACCATTGACGGGAGGCGTGTCATCCGACATCTGGCGGGTCGATGTCGACGGCCGGACGCTCTGCGTCAAATGCGCCTTGCCGAAGTTGAAGGTGGCCCGCGACTGGCACGCGCCGACATCCCGCAATGCCTACGAATGGGCCTGGATCAATTTTGCCTTCGAACATGCGCCCAAGGCCGTTCCACAGCCGCTGGCGCACGACGCGGAGCTCGGGGCTTTCGCGATGGAGTTCCTGGACGGCGATACCCATCCGGTATGGAAAAGCCAGCTTCTGGCCGGCGTGGCCGATGCCGGCACGGCACGGCGGGTGGCTGAGCTTCTGGGCCTGCTGCATGCCGCCTCGACACGATCCCCTTCCCTTCCCCAACGGTTCAGGACCGACGACATTTTTTATTCGATACGCCTGGAGCCTTACCTGGTCGCCACCGCCGAGGCCCACCCTGATCTGTCTTCCGAATTGCGGCGCCTTGCCGAAAGCACGCTGCGCACGCACAAGGCGCTGGTGCACGGCGACGTGAGCCCAAAGAATATCCTTGTGGGGCCGGCCTCGCCCGTGTTCCTGGATGCCGAATGCGCCTGGTTCGGCGACCCGGCTTTCGACGTCGCCTTTTGCCTGAACCATTTCCTGCTCAAGTGCTTGCCGCAACGCGCCCATGCCGCCGGCTTCCTGCGCTGTTTCGACGCATTCGTCGACGCCTACTTCGCCCACGTGAGCTGGGAGGAACCGCGCGAGCTGGAACGCAGGGCTGCGCAACTGCTGCCCGCCCTGTTCCTGGCGCGCATAGACGGAAAATCACCTGTGGAATACGTGACGCGGGAAGAGGACAAGGAGTTGGTCCGCAAAACGGCACGGCCCTTGATTGCAAGGCAAGCGAGCCGCTTGAGCGAAATCGCCGGGGCCTGGGGTGCGATCCTGGCGCAGGCTCCCGGGCCGAGAACATGA
- the eno gene encoding phosphopyruvate hydratase produces the protein MHTAIKTVEARQILDSRGRPTIEVDISLDDGSLGRAAVPSGASTGTHEAHELRDGDPQRYWGLGVLKAAAHVNTDIARSIKGFDAMDQCGLDKRLCELDGTEQLKRLGANGILGVSIAACRAAAASRGIPLAAHIAELAGNPRQQMPLPMVNILSGGLHAGRGMDVQDFLAIPARADSIDEAIHTISLVRSAAAKVCQSRGLPTLLADEGGLSPGCASGMEALQLMCQSIEAAGLRPGEDVLIAIDVAATSLKDADGNYRLAREGKTLTSSEMVAMMREWVDNYPVVSIEDGLDEEDWTGWAELTRQLGERIQLVGDDLFTTNLKRLQTGMDGKAANGVLVKVNQNGTLSGTLDVVAHARAHRYSTIISARSGETEDAFIADLAVGTAAGQIKIGSLRTSSTVGKYNQLLRIEAAGNAPYAGTQALGIRK, from the coding sequence ATGCACACAGCTATAAAAACGGTCGAAGCACGCCAGATCCTGGATTCGCGAGGCCGTCCCACGATCGAAGTGGATATCTCACTGGATGACGGCAGCCTTGGCCGGGCGGCCGTGCCGTCCGGCGCGTCCACCGGCACGCATGAAGCCCATGAGCTTCGGGACGGCGATCCGCAACGCTATTGGGGCCTAGGGGTGCTCAAGGCGGCGGCGCATGTCAACACCGATATCGCCAGGAGCATCAAGGGCTTCGATGCCATGGACCAATGCGGGCTGGACAAGCGCTTGTGCGAACTGGACGGCACGGAGCAGCTGAAGCGGCTGGGGGCCAATGGCATACTGGGCGTTTCCATCGCCGCCTGCCGCGCCGCCGCCGCGTCACGGGGGATTCCGCTGGCCGCGCACATTGCCGAGCTGGCCGGAAACCCACGCCAGCAGATGCCACTGCCCATGGTCAACATCCTGAGCGGCGGACTGCATGCCGGGCGCGGCATGGACGTGCAGGATTTCCTGGCGATTCCGGCGCGCGCGGATTCCATCGACGAAGCGATCCACACCATTTCGCTGGTGCGCAGCGCAGCGGCCAAGGTATGCCAGTCGCGCGGGCTGCCGACCTTGCTGGCGGACGAAGGAGGCTTGAGCCCGGGCTGCGCCAGCGGCATGGAGGCCTTGCAGCTGATGTGCCAGTCCATCGAGGCGGCCGGGCTCAGGCCGGGGGAAGACGTTCTGATCGCCATCGATGTCGCAGCCACCTCGCTGAAGGACGCGGACGGCAACTATCGCCTGGCGCGCGAAGGCAAAACCCTGACGTCCAGCGAGATGGTCGCCATGATGCGCGAATGGGTGGACAACTACCCCGTCGTCTCGATCGAGGACGGCCTGGACGAAGAAGACTGGACGGGTTGGGCCGAACTGACCCGGCAATTGGGCGAGCGCATCCAGCTGGTCGGTGACGATCTGTTCACCACCAATCTGAAACGGCTTCAAACAGGGATGGACGGCAAGGCGGCCAATGGCGTGCTGGTCAAGGTCAATCAGAACGGCACCTTGTCCGGAACGCTGGATGTCGTCGCGCATGCCAGGGCCCATCGCTACTCCACCATCATCTCGGCCCGTTCCGGAGAGACCGAGGACGCCTTCATCGCGGACCTGGCCGTCGGCACCGCGGCCGGCCAGATCAAGATCGGCTCCCTGCGCACCTCCAGCACGGTGGGTAAGTACAATCAATTGCTGCGCATCGAGGCGGCCGGCAACGCTCCCTATGCCGGCACACAGGCGCTGGGCATCCGGAAATGA
- a CDS encoding GntR family transcriptional regulator translates to MVDIAHRELERRFVTLELAPGSIWKESDLAELVGIGRTPVREALQRMASDQLVTVLKRAGVMISTTSIQDQLCVVETRRALEEIVSIRAARSALEGERQYLRDMAASIEAAGHEGDVFGYLQFHFEIKRVVAQFARNPYAARALRPLHTFSQRFYFIHHRRFNNLDEVGSAHAELSRAIASGNVTLTKKCSTRVSDIAEAFTRNLLLEAL, encoded by the coding sequence TTGGTAGACATCGCGCATCGAGAACTCGAAAGGCGGTTTGTCACTCTTGAGCTGGCCCCGGGATCGATCTGGAAGGAGAGCGATCTGGCGGAGCTCGTGGGCATAGGCCGCACGCCCGTGCGCGAGGCCTTGCAGCGCATGGCGTCCGATCAATTGGTTACGGTGCTCAAGCGGGCGGGCGTCATGATTTCCACGACGTCCATACAGGACCAGCTATGCGTGGTTGAAACGCGCCGTGCGCTCGAGGAAATCGTATCCATCCGCGCCGCCCGCAGCGCCCTCGAGGGCGAAAGGCAGTATTTGCGGGATATGGCGGCGTCCATCGAGGCGGCCGGGCATGAGGGCGACGTATTCGGCTACCTGCAATTCCACTTCGAGATCAAGCGGGTCGTGGCGCAGTTTGCGCGCAATCCGTACGCGGCCCGCGCGCTCAGGCCCTTGCATACGTTCTCGCAGCGCTTTTACTTCATCCATCACAGGCGTTTCAACAACCTGGACGAAGTGGGCAGCGCGCATGCCGAGCTGTCGCGGGCGATCGCCTCGGGGAATGTGACGCTGACAAAAAAATGCAGCACCCGGGTCAGCGACATCGCCGAGGCGTTTACGCGCAACCTTTTGCTGGAAGCGCTTTAA
- a CDS encoding response regulator: protein MARILVVDDEIGIRELLSEILYDEGHTVELAENAAQARAARLRARPDLVLLDIWMPDTDGVSLLKEWSSQGLLDMPVVMMSGHATVDTAVEATRIGAVDFLEKPITLQKLLKTIAAGLARPVVTPALVAAARLPERRADQPQPLTTTAAMPAAVEPVGELNHSLLGGISLDQPLRDARDEFERIYFEYHLGRENHSMTRVSEKTGLERTHLYRKLKQLGIDSSRKKNANQ from the coding sequence ATGGCCAGAATCCTGGTTGTTGACGACGAAATTGGTATCCGTGAGCTTTTGTCGGAAATTCTTTACGATGAAGGGCACACGGTCGAGTTGGCGGAAAACGCAGCCCAGGCGCGCGCTGCGCGCTTGCGGGCGCGGCCCGATCTCGTCCTGCTGGATATCTGGATGCCCGACACCGACGGCGTAAGCCTGCTCAAGGAATGGAGCTCGCAGGGCCTGCTCGATATGCCCGTCGTCATGATGAGCGGCCACGCAACGGTCGACACGGCGGTCGAGGCCACGCGTATCGGCGCCGTCGACTTCCTGGAAAAACCCATCACTCTTCAGAAATTGCTCAAGACCATTGCGGCCGGCCTTGCCCGGCCCGTGGTCACGCCGGCGCTGGTCGCCGCGGCGCGCCTGCCCGAGCGGCGGGCCGATCAGCCGCAGCCGCTGACCACGACGGCGGCGATGCCCGCCGCCGTGGAACCCGTCGGCGAATTGAACCATTCGCTGTTGGGCGGGATCTCGCTGGATCAGCCGCTGCGCGATGCGCGCGACGAATTCGAGCGCATCTACTTCGAATACCATCTGGGGCGCGAGAATCACAGCATGACGCGCGTCTCTGAAAAGACCGGCCTTGAGCGCACGCACTTGTACCGCAAGCTCAAGCAGCTGGGCATCGATTCTTCCCGAAAGAAAAATGCCAATCAGTAA
- a CDS encoding LacI family DNA-binding transcriptional regulator, with amino-acid sequence MRNITIKDIAVHLGISHPTVSRALRDHPAIRKETRELVKKTARELGYIPHSGARMLRRTRSELIGVIFPDVQNDFYSKTMSTLAAAFLHHGYKLVLASSEDRPSVELEQIRSLREARVAGVIIAPTAGLRKEAVSLLGSIPTVQLLRRHPALPAPVVSLDERAGIATAVHHLARKSHTRIGFIGSSNTLSTGRDRAQGYMQAVRDASLALDRSLLFQGPPRPDFGYQSMLSLASSDEPPTAVIVASPELTVGGLLAIRELGMDVPRQLALIAYHDPDWFQLWGPGISCISLPVHDMASAAVSLLLGRMREAQDGEAAHAPDACFMPILIARGTT; translated from the coding sequence ATGAGAAACATCACCATCAAGGATATCGCCGTCCACCTGGGTATTTCGCATCCCACCGTATCGCGCGCCTTGCGGGACCATCCCGCCATCCGGAAGGAGACGCGCGAACTGGTGAAGAAGACGGCGCGCGAGCTGGGCTATATTCCGCACTCCGGCGCGCGCATGCTGCGCCGGACGCGCAGCGAGCTGATCGGCGTCATCTTTCCCGACGTGCAAAACGATTTCTACAGCAAGACCATGTCAACGCTCGCCGCGGCCTTCCTGCACCACGGCTACAAGCTGGTCCTTGCCAGCTCCGAAGACAGGCCCTCCGTCGAACTCGAACAAATAAGAAGCCTGCGCGAAGCGCGGGTGGCCGGCGTCATCATTGCCCCCACGGCGGGCTTGCGGAAGGAGGCCGTTTCCCTGCTCGGCTCGATTCCCACCGTGCAATTGCTGCGCCGGCACCCCGCGCTGCCGGCCCCCGTCGTCTCGCTGGACGAACGCGCCGGCATCGCCACGGCCGTCCATCATCTGGCGCGGAAATCGCACACGCGCATCGGCTTCATCGGAAGCTCCAACACCCTTAGCACAGGCAGGGATCGCGCTCAGGGCTATATGCAGGCGGTTCGCGACGCCTCGCTCGCGCTCGATAGATCGCTGCTGTTCCAGGGCCCGCCCAGGCCCGACTTCGGATACCAATCCATGTTGTCCCTGGCATCCAGCGACGAGCCGCCGACGGCGGTCATCGTGGCCAGCCCCGAACTGACCGTCGGCGGATTGCTGGCCATCCGGGAGCTGGGCATGGACGTACCGAGGCAACTTGCCTTGATCGCCTACCACGATCCGGACTGGTTCCAGCTATGGGGGCCGGGAATCAGCTGCATAAGCCTGCCCGTCCACGACATGGCGTCGGCCGCCGTGTCCCTGCTGCTCGGACGAATGCGGGAAGCGCAGGACGGCGAAGCCGCCCATGCGCCCGATGCCTGCTTCATGCCCATCCTGATCGCACGCGGCACGACCTGA